The Erigeron canadensis isolate Cc75 chromosome 1, C_canadensis_v1, whole genome shotgun sequence genome segment TAGATATTGATTCCAGTAGCCAAACTTGAGACCACTTTTGACCGAGACCATCTGAACTGATTAGACCGTTTCGGACGATGCTGGAGTCGGCCTGATGCTGTAATAATCGTCTTCATTGTCTTCACTTGCTCCATCAAGAAAACATTTAGTTTCTGCTTCATTTGAAGTAATTTTCACTGGTGGATGCTTGTCATTTGTTGATGCCGCCAATATTTGTTCTAGCTCTAATGCCACTTGTCTCATGGTAGGCCTTTCGCGTCCTTTATCGCGTAAACATCTTTGTGCAAGCTTTGAAACTTGAATGATATCTTGAGGAACTTTGTTTAGTTGCAAGTTTTTATCAAGAACCTCTAGTAATAGAGTCTCATTTTCTAGAGAAGCTATAAATGATTTGGTTACAAGCGTTTTGTTTTGCTCATTAACAATCTTCTTTCCCGTTAAAAGTTCCACTAGTACGACCCCGAAACTATAAACATCACTTTTTTCTGTCAGCTGGCGTGTTTCAGAGTACTCCGGATCCAAGTAACCTTGTGTTCCTTGCACCGTTGTTGCGAATTCATTCTGATCCATGGGAATTAGCTTTGATGCTCCAAAGTAAGCTACTTTTGCAACATACTTGTCATCCAACAGTATATTTTTTGGATTGACATCTCGGTGAATGATTGGGTCGGTCGCTGTGTAGAGTAAATATGAAAGTGCTCCAGCTGTCTCTGTTGCTATTTTCAGTCGTTTGTTCCAAGTAATAGCCTTCGACTTGCATTCATTGTGGATGTGATCAAAGAGGGTGCCATTTGGAACATATTCATAAACTAGTGAAGGAACTTCTGTTTCAAGGCAGCAACCAATCAGCTTCACCACGTTTCTGTGATTGACTTGGGAAAGGATAATcaattcattaataaattgcTTGACTTGGATAGTTTGTTTTTGATCTATCTTGAACTTTTTTATGGCAACTTCTCTCTTATCAGGTagaactcctttaaatactgtGCCAACTTCTCTTTTATCATAGTTGTCGGTTACTTTCTGAAGCTCATTTACTTTGAAGAGTTCAGCTTGAATTCGACGACCTCTATCCCCGGAAATTCTTTTCTTCAAAATCATTCCACCATTTTGCTCAAAGAACTTTTCTCTAATATTCAAACTCTTACGCCTTTTGTATTCCAAGTATATCCAGGTAATTAATAAAAGCATTAATAAACCAGCAACTGAGGTACCTGCAACAAGAAGCATTGAGTTGTATAAACCACAATAATAAAAACCTATACGTTGTGGTACATCTATCAAAAATAGTGGTGTGAATATCACCGCCCATAACTTAACCCATCAGTAACTTGACTTGGTACTTACCTACAGAGATCTGTATAATGGGTGATCCCTTTGCAGTGCAAGTACTCTTATCTTTCATGTATTCTCCACGTCGACCATTTGGACATGggcatctatagcttccttcaATATCAATGCATTCGCCTTTGCAATTATGAGTTCCGGCTTTACACTCGTCAATATCTGTAAAATAGCATATGATGATCGTCGTATGTTGTAATTTACAAATTAAAGTATGGTGCAACAAGGACTAAAATTAAGAGGAAAAAAAACCCccacatatgtgtgtgtgtgtgtattgaaTTTACGCTTACTTGTGCAGTTGTCTTTGATATAAGGGTTGCCATCATAACCCTGCTTGCAACGACAACGATATCCAGGACCAGCATATTCTTGAACGCATTCACTGTTTCCTTTACATAAGAAATCATCGGCTGCCTTATCAACCTCGTCACAAGTCTTGTTTCCAATTGCCCAGTCAAGTAAACGTGGCATCATCATCTCTTGACCTCCGAAATCAAGAAGATCAGTTTTAGAAAAGTTGTACTTGCCTTCTTCCACAAGGAAAGCATAACTACAGGGATTCATTTGTGCTACTTCTGTGTGGTTATCAAGGCTAGCGACTTCTATAGTCAATGCACGCATCCCTTCTGGAATCTTCATTTCACAATAGCCAGTTCCATTTGTGAGACCAGTACCGTTCTTACAGTCAAACATGCATGAACTAATATCCATGTTATTCCATGTAATAAGAGCAGATGTATCACACCCAATGGCAGCGAACTTGTTCTTGTTTGAGATCAAGaataaattattttcatatgATTCTACTATCGTTAAGTTTTTGACTCGACCAGAGGTGTTGTAGCAATCATAGGCAACACCACCCATAACCTCTATTTCACTTCTGGTGGCATAAATATATCTAACCTCAGTCTGGTTAAACATAATGGTAGGTTTGGGATCACCAGATGATGATCGATTACATGACACGAGAAAGCTACTATTGTAGGCGCATTTTTCCGTTAAACCAAAGGGAAAAGGAATACTCACATTGCCACATGATCTTTCACAATCATCCGATGGTGGCCCCTGACAACTTACCAGCAATGCCATTCCTACTACCACTAGCACTACTATTGGTAAATGCATAGTTATATATGGTTGCTTAGTTTGTACACACGGAGTAATTGATTTTGTGTAGTATAATGAAGTTGTAGTTTATTATTGCATGAGGTGAGGAAATATCGAATGCATTATATGTGTGtgcctatatataaaaatgaactTGGGTATCAATTAATATACACAGGCTGATGGTAGCTAggcatttttatttataagctaggacattgattgattgatgagATTCACTTTATTATTGGTTAACTTACTAGGAAACTAGCTATGGACTTTGCTCTGGCCCATTGCTGCAACTtggccatatatatattatttgttggAATTGTTCGATACAAACAAACCACCACAGTCACTTTATTCATTTCACATTGCACATATACGGGATGCAGTAAGtcattaataaaatatcatcGTTCACATTGCATAGATCACGCGTACAATCAAAGACTGGaattctcttttaatttatgTCTCTCCCGGTCCTTGCTACTCTTTTTACTCTCATAGACTATATGGAGTTGAGCATTCTTAGAATGCCCTTCCTCCAGTTACAAATTGACACATGCATGGCACCCAATTATTAAGAAGGGCATTCCCCAGAAAGGGAATGCCCTCTAAAggcatttttgtttttaattttaataattaatatttaaataaaaaaaaaaggtcaaaaggTGGAAGAAGTGCAGGCAAAATGACAAGTTGGAACGTGCAAGGTTTGCATTACAAATGCTACGGGGCACGAAAAATAAGGGAGTGAAACGCCTCCCGGGACCGAAGAGAGCATTCCCGTGGGTGTTCTAGGGCATTCCGATGATTGTAACGCCTATCTAATGCTCCACTCCGAATGGTCTTAGAACTATGTCTTGTCTTCCTCATTTTTTCTTCCCAAGATACAcaacataacaaaaattatGTTTGTCtacatttatttattcaaaCTTATAAAATATGCAAATTAATTTGCTAATTTATGTacacttataaatatataaaaaaaaatgcacattgaaaattatgaataaattttTCATCCCTATAAAGGTTTAAACCAAATGTTCACCCTTGAATGTATGAACTAATGGCAATATTTTGACACTTCAAATTATGAGAATCAAATTGTAACACTAAATTATTTGTCTGAAAAATTTGCTTTTACAAACAACTTCTTTAGTGTGcacaattaatatatttttacacatttgaaagcttttttttactttatttatataagtatgagaaaattatgaatttttttaataaatttttcaacttttttttctagtgagttcacactttttaagtgtaaacaaatttacaattttatttatactttttataaagtGTTAGAAAATAAGTACACACAAATCACATATTCATTATACTAACACCACTACCCAACATACTTTTTCTGTTTTTCGTGACATAACCTGAACTCTTTATCGTCACCACTTTCACATAGTTATCTATGTGAATgtttaacttttgtttattCACGATTGTGTGtcatcaattttattaatttatcactGTAAGTCATcagtttattatattaaaatacttcACAATTAAAAACTACAAATTGAGAttgaattaaaaaatagaaatttttatTCTGTTATAGTGGGAAaagaatatacaaaaaaaattgtaatttgtGATGGATATTTTTTGTCgcaaaaatgatatataaaagaaaattaaaatttattttattttttttttcacgacGAATATGCGTTGCAAAAATATGGCGGGAAAGATTTTCCACTACAGCGggaaaaaagacaaaaaaaaaatgggaaaaAGAATTTGCGACGAATATTTTTGtcgcaaaaaataaaatacataaaagaaaatgaaaaatatttttattttcttttatgcGATGAATatttgttgaaaaaaaattgaccaaaaaaaatcaaaaaagcaAAAGTTTTTTGTCGTTTGACGTGATTTTTCAACGAAAAATTTTCATTGCAAAAAagcatttttcttgtagtgatagGTTT includes the following:
- the LOC122591500 gene encoding wall-associated receptor kinase 2-like, whose translation is MALLVSCQGPPSDDCERSCGNVSIPFPFGLTEKCAYNSSFLVSCNRSSSGDPKPTIMFNQTEVRYIYATRSEIEVMGGVAYDCYNTSGRVKNLTIVESYENNLFLISNKNKFAAIGCDTSALITWNNMDISSCMFDCKNGTGLTNGTGYCEMKIPEGMRALTIEVASLDNHTEVAQMNPCSYAFLVEEGKYNFSKTDLLDFGGQEMMMPRLLDWAIGNKTCDEVDKAADDFLCKGNSECVQEYAGPGYRCRCKQGYDGNPYIKDNCTNIDECKAGTHNCKGECIDIEGSYRCPCPNGRRGEYMKDKSTCTAKGSPIIQISVGTSVAGLLMLLLITWIYLEYKRRKSLNIREKFFEQNGGMILKKRISGDRGRRIQAELFKVNELQKVTDNYDKREVGTVFKGVLPDKREVAIKKFKIDQKQTIQVKQFINELIILSQVNHRNVVKLIGCCLETEVPSLVYEYVPNGTLFDHIHNECKSKAITWNKRLKIATETAGALSYLLYTATDPIIHRDVNPKNILLDDKYVAKVAYFGASKLIPMDQNEFATTVQGTQGYLDPEYSETRQLTEKSDVYSFGVVLVELLTGKKIVNEQNKTLVTKSFIASLENETLLLEVLDKNLQLNKVPQDIIQVSKLAQRCLRDKGRERPTMRQVALELEQILAASTNDKHPPVKITSNEAETKCFLDGASEDNEDDYYSIRPTPASSETV